In one Tripterygium wilfordii isolate XIE 37 chromosome 22, ASM1340144v1, whole genome shotgun sequence genomic region, the following are encoded:
- the LOC119991574 gene encoding protein PLANT CADMIUM RESISTANCE 12-like has product MHKQGGYSPYITHQSEGLWTSGLCECHRDPYNCCFTIFCPCIVAGRIAEIADRGTTACFAATCVYLVLETMLCGVLYSCMNRSKMRSHFSLPEAPCADFWVHCFCNRCALCQEHRELKNRGIDPSEGWETNVERWNREQITPPMVIPGMTR; this is encoded by the exons ATGCATAAGCAAGGAGGCTATTCTCCCTACATTACACACCAATCTGAAGGGCTATGGACCTCCGGCCTCTGCGAGTGTCACCGAGATCCCTACAATT GTTGCTTCACAATTTTCTGTCCATGCATCGTCGCGGGGAGGATTGCTGAAATCGCGGATAGAGGCACTACAG CATGTTTTGCTGCGACGTGCGTGTACCTTGTCTTGGAGACTATGCTATGTGGAGTCCTGTATAGTTGTATGAACCGTTCGAAAATGCGGAGCCATTTTTCACTCCCAGAAGCTCCATGCGCAGATTTCTGGGTGCATTGTTTCTGTAACCGTTGTGCTCTCTGTCAAGAGCATAGGGAACTCAAAAACCGCGGAATCGATCCCTCTGAAG GTTGGGAAACCAATGTTGAGAGATGGAACCGGGAGCAGATAACGCCACCAATGGTTATACCAGGCATGACTCGTTAA
- the LOC119991712 gene encoding GDT1-like protein 4 isoform X2 has product MSSVVQGFTKSLAITVLSEIGDKTFFAAAILAMRHPRRFVLSGCLASLIVMTILSAIVGWAAPNLISRKWTHHITTLLFFGFGLWSLWDAFMGEGEAEELAEVEAKLDADWKANTGKTKDSSKADDDSKKKRRHFLSQIFSPIFLKAFSITFFGEWGDKSQLATIGLASDENPFGVVLGGILGQALCTTAAVLGGKSLASQISEKFVALSGGVLFLVFGIQSFLSTVES; this is encoded by the exons ATGAGCTCAGTGGTGCAG GGTTTTACGAAGTCGCTTGCCATCACTGTGCTATCGGAGATCGGAGACAAGACGTTCTTTGCAGCCGCG ATATTGGCAATGCGTCACCCAAGGAGATTTGTTTTGTCTGGTTGCTTAGCATCGTTAATC GTGATGACAATTCTTTCTGCCATTGTTGGTTGGGCTGCTCCAAATCTG ATCTCTCGTAAGTGGACTCATCACATAACAACATTGTTGTTTTTTGGATTTGGGTTGTGGTCACTGTGGGATGCATTCATGGGTGAGGG GGAGGCTGAAGAGTTGGCTGAAGTTGAGGCAAAATtg GATGCTGACTGGAAAGCTAATACGGGAAAAACAAAAGACAGCAGCAAG GCTGATGATGATTCAAAAAAGAAGAGGCGGCATTTTCTCTCACAGATCTTCTCTCCCATATTTTTGAAG GCATTTTCCATCACTTTCTTCGGTGAGTGGGGTGATAAAAGCCAG CTGGCTACCATTGGTTTAGCCTCAGACGAGAATCCATTTGGGGTGGTTCTTGGTGGAATTCT gGGACAGGCATTGTGTACCACTGCTGCCGTCCTTGGAGGAAAGAGCTTGGCATCTCAAATATCGGAGAAATTT GTTGCATTATCAGGTGGAgttcttttccttgtttttgggATCCAGTCCTTTCTTTCAACGGTGGAGTCTTAA
- the LOC119991712 gene encoding GDT1-like protein 4 isoform X1, with translation MLVLLIKGFTKSLAITVLSEIGDKTFFAAAILAMRHPRRFVLSGCLASLIVMTILSAIVGWAAPNLISRKWTHHITTLLFFGFGLWSLWDAFMGEGEAEELAEVEAKLDADWKANTGKTKDSSKADDDSKKKRRHFLSQIFSPIFLKAFSITFFGEWGDKSQLATIGLASDENPFGVVLGGILGQALCTTAAVLGGKSLASQISEKFVALSGGVLFLVFGIQSFLSTVES, from the exons ATGTTGGTTTTATTGATTAAGGGTTTTACGAAGTCGCTTGCCATCACTGTGCTATCGGAGATCGGAGACAAGACGTTCTTTGCAGCCGCG ATATTGGCAATGCGTCACCCAAGGAGATTTGTTTTGTCTGGTTGCTTAGCATCGTTAATC GTGATGACAATTCTTTCTGCCATTGTTGGTTGGGCTGCTCCAAATCTG ATCTCTCGTAAGTGGACTCATCACATAACAACATTGTTGTTTTTTGGATTTGGGTTGTGGTCACTGTGGGATGCATTCATGGGTGAGGG GGAGGCTGAAGAGTTGGCTGAAGTTGAGGCAAAATtg GATGCTGACTGGAAAGCTAATACGGGAAAAACAAAAGACAGCAGCAAG GCTGATGATGATTCAAAAAAGAAGAGGCGGCATTTTCTCTCACAGATCTTCTCTCCCATATTTTTGAAG GCATTTTCCATCACTTTCTTCGGTGAGTGGGGTGATAAAAGCCAG CTGGCTACCATTGGTTTAGCCTCAGACGAGAATCCATTTGGGGTGGTTCTTGGTGGAATTCT gGGACAGGCATTGTGTACCACTGCTGCCGTCCTTGGAGGAAAGAGCTTGGCATCTCAAATATCGGAGAAATTT GTTGCATTATCAGGTGGAgttcttttccttgtttttgggATCCAGTCCTTTCTTTCAACGGTGGAGTCTTAA